From Chroogloeocystis siderophila 5.2 s.c.1, the proteins below share one genomic window:
- a CDS encoding CHAD domain-containing protein, translating into MILSTHKAHTLGDWASLAIQKHFEKFLKHEANVLKDKHPEDLHQMRVGMRRLRSAITGFAPAIDLPKPAQEKKIGNIARILGELRDLDVLREALEKKYQPTLPGKEKKSLDKVLTQLDKKRTQAFAQVKTTLEGDAYQSLKQSLTKWLKQPSYHRIAQMPIQEVLPDLLSPQVSQLLLHPGWLVGTEVKDGEIHILQDLSPAMVEQQLADDGSLLHDLRKEAKRTRYQMEVFSDFYGDTYNTYLEEVKRIQSILGQIQDSFILSEFMTDSLRLEMKSHLPNLANQLTGANYQSWQEWQSIHQRYLNPETRTNFRAMILQPNAEITQSGKFDG; encoded by the coding sequence ATGATATTAAGTACCCATAAAGCTCATACTCTAGGAGACTGGGCATCGCTAGCAATTCAAAAGCATTTTGAGAAATTTCTCAAGCACGAAGCCAACGTCCTAAAAGACAAACATCCTGAAGACTTACACCAAATGCGTGTGGGGATGCGTCGATTACGCAGTGCGATAACAGGGTTTGCACCAGCAATTGATTTACCAAAACCCGCACAAGAAAAAAAAATCGGCAATATTGCTCGTATCTTAGGTGAATTACGCGACCTAGACGTATTGCGCGAAGCCTTAGAGAAAAAATATCAGCCGACTTTACCAGGAAAAGAAAAAAAGTCGCTCGATAAAGTCCTCACTCAACTAGATAAAAAACGTACTCAAGCATTTGCTCAAGTTAAAACAACTTTAGAAGGCGATGCTTATCAATCCCTCAAGCAGTCTTTAACAAAATGGCTTAAGCAACCCTCCTATCATAGAATTGCTCAAATGCCAATACAAGAAGTATTACCAGATTTACTTTCACCACAAGTCAGTCAACTACTCCTGCATCCTGGCTGGTTAGTCGGTACTGAAGTGAAAGATGGCGAAATTCATATTTTACAAGACCTCTCGCCAGCAATGGTAGAACAGCAACTTGCTGATGACGGTTCGCTGCTGCACGATTTACGCAAAGAAGCAAAACGTACTCGCTATCAAATGGAAGTCTTTAGTGACTTCTATGGCGACACTTACAATACTTATCTCGAAGAAGTTAAGCGCATTCAGAGCATATTAGGTCAAATTCAAGATAGCTTTATTTTGTCTGAATTTATGACCGATTCTTTGCGTTTAGAAATGAAAAGCCATCTACCCAACTTGGCGAACCAACTCACAGGCGCAAACTACCAATCATGGCAAGAGTGGCAAAGTATCCATCAGCGGTACTTGAATCCCGAAACTAGAACTAACTTTCGGGCAATGATTTTGCAACCAAATGCAGAAATCACTCAATCAGGCAAATTCGATGGCTAG